In one Diprion similis isolate iyDipSimi1 chromosome 6, iyDipSimi1.1, whole genome shotgun sequence genomic region, the following are encoded:
- the LOC124407135 gene encoding PSME3-interacting protein isoform X1 — translation MSSGFISEAEITELRKARQEEWDRVRSADQPLEAPEEPYDPRSLYERLQEQKGKRDMEYEEAHKLKNMIKGLDDDEVEFLDLVDRTKLEEERKKNLEEEKEMRDFKAAVASLQEKSLDERLKQELKKPQTTTKNMSSGSGRNSQLRLLTGAVVKRTEKQPSGIDDTTKGSKRKLSEMEENCDVTVPKLKEMHTVQTAESSNEKVNETEFATKTLTDVKVHERASKMAGGMKCIGILPGLGSYQHSSDSEASSDTDEEIEHTKYDLLGRKIEPVKTEEKS, via the exons ATGAGTTCTGGATTCATATCGGAAGCTGAAATAACCGAACTACGGAAAGCACGACAAGAGGAATGGGATCGTGTAAGATCAGCGGATCAACCGTTAG AGGCACCAGAAGAGCCTTACGATCCAAGATCATTGTACGAACGATTACAGGAGCAAAAAGGTAAACGTGATATGGAATATGAAGAAGCGCACAAGCTCA AAAACATGATAAAAGGccttgatgatgatgaagtaGAATTTCTTGACTTAGTTGACCGTACCAAACTTGAAgaagaacgtaaaaaaaatttagaagaagaaaaagaaatgagggATTTCAAAGCAGCTGTTGCTTCGTTGCAAGAAAAATCTCTAGACGAAAGGCTCAAACAAGAACTGAAGAAACCACAAACAACTACTAAAAATATGTCTAGTGGAAG TGGAAGGAATTCCCAGCTAAGGTTGTTGACTGGAGCTGTTGTCAAAAGAACTGAAAAACAACCAAGTG GGATTGACGATACGACAAAAGgaagtaaaagaaaactaTCTGAAATGGAAGAAAACTGTGATGTTACAGTgccaaaattgaaagaaatgcaTACTGTACAGACTGCAGAAAGTTCAAATGAGAAAGTCAATGAAACTGAATTTGCGACAAAGACTCTTACAGATGTTAAAGTACATGAAAGAGCGTCTAAGATGGCTGGAGGAATGAAGTGCATTGGAATTCTGCCAGGTCTTGGTTCCTACCAACATTCTAGCGACAGCGAGGCCAGTTCGGATACAGATGAAGAAATTGAACACACTAAGTACGATCTTTTAGGACGAAAAATAGAACCCGttaaaactgaagaaaaaagttaa
- the LOC124406727 gene encoding histone deacetylase 3, translating to MSSNKKVSYFYNPDVGNFHYGPGHPMKPHRLSVIHSLVLNYGLHKKMQIYRPYRASTHDMCRFHSDEYVEFLQRVTPQNLQGYTKYLSHFNVGDDCPVFEGLFDFCSMYTGASLEGAIKLNNNCCDIAINWSGGLHHAKKFEASGFCYINDIVIAILELLKYHARVLYIDIDVHHGDGVQEAFYLTDRVMTVSFHKYGNYFFPGTGDMYEIGAESGRYYSVNVPLKEGIDDTSYVQVFKPVISNVMEFFQPTAIVLQCGADSLANDRLGCFSLSTKGHGECVKFVRDLNVPLLTVGGGGYTLRNVARCWTYETSLLVDEQISNELPYTEYLEYFAPDFTLHPEVVTRQDNANSKQYLEAITRHVYDNLKMVQHSPSVQMQDVPCDALPPEEERQPEPDPDSRQNQQDTDKQVEPANEYYSGDKDQDKADTTET from the coding sequence ATGAGTTCTAACAAAAAAGTGTCATACTTCTACAACCCTGACGTGGGTAACTTTCACTACGGACCTGGACACCCGATGAAACCGCATAGACTCTCAGTTATCCACAGTTTAGTGCTGAATTACGGGCTgcataaaaaaatgcaaatataTAGACCATATCGTGCCAGTACCCACGACATGTGTAGGTTCCACTCGGATGAATACGTTGAATTCTTGCAACGAGTTACCCCCCAAAATCTTCAAGGATACACAAAATATTTGAGCCATTTCAACGTAGGCGACGACTGTCCTGTCTTCGAAGGATTATTCGACTTCTGTTCCATGTACACTGGTGCGTCACTGGAGGGAGCAATAAAGCTAAACAACAACTGTTGCGACATAGCAATTAATTGGTCAGGGGGCCTACATCATGCTAAGAAATTTGAAGCATCGGGGTTCTGTTACATCAATGACATCGTAATAGCAATTTTGGAGCTGCTCAAATATCACGCGAGGGTTTTATACATTGACATAGACGTGCACCATGGAGATGGAGTCCAAGAAGCATTTTATCTGACGGATAGAGTGATGACTGTATCATTTCATAAATATGgcaattacttttttcctggTACGGGAGATATGTATGAAATTGGAGCAGAGAGTGGCAGGTATTACTCAGTAAATGTTCCCTTAAAGGAAGGTATCGATGACACAAGTTATGTGCAAGTCTTTAAACCGGTCATATCCAACGTCATGGAGTTCTTTCAACCGACTGCGATAGTACTACAATGTGGAGCCGATTCCTTGGCTAATGACCGGCTTGGATGTTTCAGTTTGAGCACCAAGGGCCACGGAGAATGTGTCAAGTTTGTTAGGGATTTGAACGTGCCTCTATTAACGGTCGGTGGAGGCGGATATACTTTGAGAAACGTTGCACGATGTTGGACTTATGAAACGTCTTTGTTAGTTGACGAGCAGATAAGCAACGAACTGCCGTATACAGAATATTTGGAATACTTTGCACCTGACTTCACACTGCATCCGGAAGTTGTTACCAGACAAGATAACGCTAATAGCAAACAGTATTTAGAGGCAATAACAAGACATGTTTATGATAATCTTAAGATGGTACAGCATTCGCCGAGTGTTCAGATGCAGGATGTTCCATGTGACGCTCTCCCTCCAGAGGAAGAGAGACAACCCGAACCTGATCCAGATTCTAGGCAAAATCAGCAAGACACGGATAAACAGGTTGAACCTGCAAATGAATATTACAGCGGTGATAAGGACCAGGACAAAGCTGATACAACAGAAACATGA
- the LOC124407135 gene encoding PSME3-interacting protein isoform X2, with protein MSSGFISEAEITELRKARQEEWDRVRSADQPLEAPEEPYDPRSLYERLQEQKGKRDMEYEEAHKLKNMIKGLDDDEVEFLDLVDRTKLEEERKKNLEEEKEMRDFKAAVASLQEKSLDERLKQELKKPQTTTKNMSSGSGRNSQLRLLTGAVVKRTEKQPSGIDDTTKGSKRKLSEMEENCDVTVPKLKEMHTVQTAESSNEKVNETEFATKTLTDVKVHERASKMAGGMKCIGILPGLGSYQHSSDSEASSDTDEEIEHTN; from the exons ATGAGTTCTGGATTCATATCGGAAGCTGAAATAACCGAACTACGGAAAGCACGACAAGAGGAATGGGATCGTGTAAGATCAGCGGATCAACCGTTAG AGGCACCAGAAGAGCCTTACGATCCAAGATCATTGTACGAACGATTACAGGAGCAAAAAGGTAAACGTGATATGGAATATGAAGAAGCGCACAAGCTCA AAAACATGATAAAAGGccttgatgatgatgaagtaGAATTTCTTGACTTAGTTGACCGTACCAAACTTGAAgaagaacgtaaaaaaaatttagaagaagaaaaagaaatgagggATTTCAAAGCAGCTGTTGCTTCGTTGCAAGAAAAATCTCTAGACGAAAGGCTCAAACAAGAACTGAAGAAACCACAAACAACTACTAAAAATATGTCTAGTGGAAG TGGAAGGAATTCCCAGCTAAGGTTGTTGACTGGAGCTGTTGTCAAAAGAACTGAAAAACAACCAAGTG GGATTGACGATACGACAAAAGgaagtaaaagaaaactaTCTGAAATGGAAGAAAACTGTGATGTTACAGTgccaaaattgaaagaaatgcaTACTGTACAGACTGCAGAAAGTTCAAATGAGAAAGTCAATGAAACTGAATTTGCGACAAAGACTCTTACAGATGTTAAAGTACATGAAAGAGCGTCTAAGATGGCTGGAGGAATGAAGTGCATTGGAATTCTGCCAGGTCTTGGTTCCTACCAACATTCTAGCGACAGCGAGGCCAGTTCGGATACAGATGAAGAAATTGAACACACTAA TTGA
- the LOC124407199 gene encoding guanine nucleotide exchange factor MSS4 homolog: MSSSVEIESLKDENGKNKYTVLCTFCSSKMLNPGSSTYVNIEVAVKLHRMQRKGEGEAEEEEEISDYWMVDDMFTFENIGFSNTVENLKYLICADCEIGPVGWHNLTDQKSYIALSRVKHD, translated from the exons ATGTCGTCTTCGGTAGAGATTGAATCGTTGAAGGatgaaaacggaaaaaataaatatacggtATTATGCACATTTTGCTCGTCGAAAATGTTGAATCCTGGAAGCTCAACCTACGTGAATATAGAG GTAGCGGTCAAATTGCATCGTATGCAACGAAAGGGCGAAGGAGaagctgaagaagaagaagaaatatcgGACTATTGGATGGTGGACGACATGTTCACGTTTGAAAACATCGGCTTTTCAAACACCGTTGAAAACCTGAAATACCTAATTTGCGCGGACTGCGAAATCGGTCCCGTTGGCTGGCACAACCTTACCGATCAAAAATCGTACATTGCTTTATCCAGAGTAAAACATGACTGA